From one Meiothermus sp. CFH 77666 genomic stretch:
- a CDS encoding CoA transferase: MGALDGLKVLDLSRILAGPYCTQMLADLGAEVWKIEPPKGDDTRTWGPPFLSGLQPPSSALEGEGGRGDEGASPRTEPYSQKGQSPRWTLASEGESAYYLSCNRGKKSVVVNLKDPRGQQIVQELARQADVLVENYKTGDLARYGLDYASLARLNPGLIYLSITGYGQTGPRAQEPGYDVAVQGLCGIMSVTGEPEGPPMRVPVAWIDLMTGMNGAVAVLAALQERSRSGLGQHLDLALFDVGLAAMVNLAQSYLVTQQLPERLGNAHPQIVPYGAFAASDGWFMLTVGNDEQYRRVCEATEHPELWDDERFQTNAGRVTHRAELLPRLEAILRTRPRREWLERFTQAGVPVTPVNNLAEAFAEPQAQARGMRQEVAHPTLGAIPLIGSPLSHLSRTPARAQGHPPLLGEHTRAVLAGVLGYTPEQIQHLIDAGVVKVAS; this comes from the coding sequence ATGGGCGCACTGGATGGTCTCAAAGTGCTCGACCTTTCCCGCATTCTGGCCGGCCCCTACTGCACGCAGATGCTGGCCGACCTGGGCGCGGAGGTCTGGAAAATCGAGCCTCCCAAGGGAGACGACACCCGAACCTGGGGCCCCCCCTTCCTGTCCGGTCTTCAGCCACCCTCTTCTGCCCTCGAGGGCGAAGGGGGCCGGGGGGATGAGGGGGCAAGCCCCAGGACAGAACCGTACTCCCAGAAGGGTCAAAGTCCCCGCTGGACTCTCGCATCCGAGGGGGAGAGCGCTTACTACCTCTCCTGCAACCGGGGCAAGAAGAGCGTGGTGGTGAACCTCAAAGACCCCAGGGGCCAGCAGATTGTCCAGGAGCTGGCCAGGCAGGCCGATGTGCTGGTGGAGAACTACAAGACCGGCGACCTGGCCCGCTATGGCCTGGACTATGCCAGCCTTGCCCGGTTGAACCCAGGGCTCATCTATCTTTCCATCACCGGTTACGGCCAGACTGGCCCCCGCGCCCAGGAACCCGGCTACGATGTGGCGGTGCAGGGGCTTTGCGGCATTATGTCGGTTACGGGTGAGCCGGAGGGGCCGCCCATGCGGGTTCCGGTGGCCTGGATAGACCTGATGACCGGCATGAACGGGGCCGTGGCCGTCCTGGCCGCGCTACAGGAGCGCTCGCGCAGCGGGCTGGGGCAGCACCTGGATCTGGCGCTCTTTGATGTGGGGCTGGCCGCCATGGTTAACCTGGCCCAGAGTTACCTGGTGACCCAGCAGCTACCCGAGCGGTTGGGGAACGCCCATCCTCAGATTGTCCCCTACGGCGCGTTTGCCGCCTCGGATGGCTGGTTCATGCTGACCGTGGGCAACGACGAACAGTACCGCCGGGTGTGCGAGGCTACAGAGCACCCCGAGCTATGGGACGATGAACGCTTCCAGACCAACGCAGGCCGGGTAACCCACCGCGCCGAACTGCTGCCCAGGCTCGAGGCCATCCTGCGCACCCGTCCCCGCCGGGAGTGGCTCGAGCGCTTCACCCAGGCCGGGGTTCCGGTCACGCCGGTCAACAACCTGGCCGAGGCTTTCGCCGAGCCCCAGGCCCAGGCCCGGGGAATGCGCCAGGAGGTTGCCCACCCGACCCTGGGCGCCATTCCCCTAATCGGTTCGCCGCTTTCGCACCTGTCCCGCACCCCTGCCCGCGCCCAGGGCCATCCGCCGCTGCTGGGCGAACATACTCGGGCGGTGCTAGCGGGCGTGCTGGGTTACACGCCGGAGCAAATCCAGCATCTGATAGACGCTGGGGTGGTCAAGGTGGCTTCTTGA
- the galE gene encoding UDP-glucose 4-epimerase GalE, with amino-acid sequence MKVLITGGAGYIGSTIANALQDTGHVPVLLDSLVTGPRAFTQGKIFYEGDIADRPLLERIFQNHPDIHSTIHCAARIVVPESVQEPYLYYRENVCKSLELFKNLGELGYPRVVFSSSASIYDVVPGFKVTETSPLKPSSPYARTKYMMEMVLEDLSRATPLRGIALRYFNPIGADPKLRSGIHVREPSHVLGKMVDVALGKLPEFTLTGVDWPTRDGSGIRDYIHVWDLAMAHVKAVEQFDAVMEKTQSPYVVINLGTGNGVTVKELVAAFERVYGKQIPKREAPPRPGDVAGAYANADRALELLGWKAEHSIDEGIASALAWGQKRKEILGYV; translated from the coding sequence ATGAAGGTTCTGATTACAGGCGGAGCAGGGTATATCGGCAGCACCATCGCCAACGCACTTCAGGACACCGGCCACGTGCCGGTACTGCTGGACTCTCTGGTCACAGGGCCCAGGGCTTTTACCCAGGGCAAGATTTTCTACGAGGGCGACATCGCCGACCGGCCGCTACTCGAGCGCATCTTCCAGAACCACCCCGACATCCACAGCACCATTCACTGCGCTGCCCGTATTGTGGTGCCGGAGTCGGTGCAGGAGCCTTACCTCTACTACCGCGAGAACGTCTGCAAAAGCCTGGAACTGTTCAAGAACCTGGGGGAACTCGGCTACCCCAGGGTGGTGTTCAGCTCCTCGGCCTCCATCTACGACGTGGTGCCGGGGTTCAAAGTAACCGAAACCTCACCGCTCAAGCCCAGTTCGCCTTACGCCCGCACCAAGTACATGATGGAGATGGTGCTGGAAGACCTGTCCAGGGCCACCCCACTGCGCGGCATTGCCCTGCGCTATTTCAACCCCATCGGGGCCGACCCCAAGCTGCGCTCGGGCATCCACGTACGCGAACCCAGCCATGTGCTGGGCAAGATGGTAGACGTAGCCCTGGGCAAGCTACCCGAGTTCACCCTCACCGGCGTAGACTGGCCCACCCGCGACGGCTCGGGCATCCGCGACTACATCCATGTGTGGGATCTGGCCATGGCTCACGTAAAGGCGGTGGAGCAGTTCGATGCGGTCATGGAAAAAACCCAGAGCCCCTACGTGGTAATTAACCTGGGCACCGGCAACGGGGTCACGGTAAAAGAACTTGTAGCCGCTTTCGAGCGCGTGTACGGAAAGCAAATCCCCAAACGCGAAGCCCCGCCCCGCCCAGGCGATGTGGCCGGGGCCTACGCCAACGCCGACCGGGCCCTGGAACTGCTGGGCTGGAAAGCCGAGCACTCGATTGACGAGGGCATCGCCAGCGCCCTGGCCTGGGGCCAGAAACGCAAGGAAATCCTGGGGTATGTCTAG